A region from the Marispirochaeta aestuarii genome encodes:
- the tatC gene encoding twin-arginine translocase subunit TatC → MRPVRKVMPFWDHVYELRNRIVLVITCSALFSVVSYVFYPDAVVLIQSILREELYVTSITEGFLTRLKTSLLFGIYCSIPLLGIQISLFAAPALSGSERFYLVAVLVSSFILMSAGLLFALKAVLPISLRFLRSEVFYPGDVSRLLSYTLYLQFFFQFIIGFGLFFQFPIVIIMLLKFRIIDTSFLLRNFKYFIGIIFLVSAAVTPPDIVSQILLALPMTLLYGVCIVLGKVFRMDD, encoded by the coding sequence GTGCGTCCTGTTCGCAAGGTCATGCCTTTTTGGGACCATGTTTATGAACTACGTAACCGAATTGTTCTGGTTATTACATGCTCTGCTCTTTTCTCGGTTGTAAGTTACGTTTTCTACCCTGATGCCGTTGTTCTGATTCAGTCTATTTTGCGGGAAGAATTATACGTTACCTCAATAACTGAAGGATTCCTGACTCGGCTGAAAACAAGTCTGCTTTTTGGAATTTATTGTTCCATTCCTCTCCTTGGTATTCAGATCTCGTTGTTTGCAGCTCCTGCTCTTTCCGGCTCCGAACGTTTTTATCTTGTCGCCGTGTTGGTCTCGTCTTTTATTCTGATGTCTGCGGGTCTCCTTTTTGCACTTAAGGCTGTTCTGCCGATAAGCCTTAGATTTTTGCGTTCAGAGGTGTTTTACCCAGGCGATGTCAGCAGACTGCTTTCTTATACGCTTTATCTGCAGTTCTTTTTTCAGTTTATAATAGGTTTTGGTCTGTTCTTTCAATTTCCCATTGTAATAATTATGCTTCTTAAATTTAGAATTATTGATACTTCTTTTCTGCTCAGGAATTTTAAATACTTTATCGGCATAATCTTTTTGGTCTCCGCAGCTGTTACTCCGCCGGATATAGTATCCCAGATTTTACTGGCCCTTCCAATGACACTATTGTACGGGGTGTGCATTGTGCTTGGAAAGGTCTTTCGAATGGATGATTAG
- a CDS encoding radical SAM/SPASM domain-containing protein, translating into MLRNPWIYITEACNLRCKYCFNPNKVLSRANTITLSNFKQIIENILFYSDISEDMPLRIVLFGGEPTLYPELLKELMDYAYGRLEGKVQFHLITNGTNITAVGDCMIEYSQKSALSIQLSIDAAPENLTLRVGDDKRQIYEDSLRKTFDFLLDNSIRFSIRATLSPEQVEDLWENFRYFVSVYDESDKITSNITFSPDFLTGKWSEDNFSRLDEQVDKIVSCITNEYVEKKRILHETNTKRAFTNLYRKKNKTTPSRRTFCGFSNNLFSIAPNGDAFACHRVYENTRLQFGNFLDGTIDIAKFNGIYAAYNNAQFIRPNKRIGIEKCSDCEIQWNCASVCPAENAHSTSSAEIEYECDYVMYRMQKSFAVHVEKYMTSLLEDEEYKKRMVN; encoded by the coding sequence ATGTTGCGCAATCCCTGGATATACATTACGGAAGCGTGTAATCTCAGATGTAAATATTGTTTTAATCCCAATAAAGTATTGAGTCGTGCAAACACGATTACATTATCGAACTTCAAACAAATTATTGAGAATATCCTGTTCTATTCTGATATCTCTGAAGATATGCCCTTGCGGATTGTTTTATTCGGCGGAGAACCGACCTTATATCCGGAATTGTTGAAGGAATTGATGGACTATGCCTATGGACGGCTTGAAGGGAAGGTTCAGTTTCATTTAATAACCAACGGGACAAATATAACCGCAGTCGGAGATTGCATGATTGAGTACAGTCAGAAGTCTGCTTTAAGTATACAGCTTTCGATTGATGCTGCTCCGGAAAATCTTACGCTAAGGGTCGGAGATGATAAACGACAAATCTATGAAGACTCGTTAAGAAAAACATTTGATTTTCTGCTGGATAACTCGATCAGGTTTTCTATTCGAGCAACCCTATCCCCGGAACAAGTTGAAGATTTATGGGAGAATTTCAGGTATTTTGTGTCCGTCTATGATGAATCCGACAAAATTACATCCAATATAACTTTTTCACCTGATTTTCTTACTGGAAAGTGGAGCGAAGATAATTTCTCTCGTTTAGATGAACAGGTTGATAAAATTGTTTCCTGTATTACTAATGAATATGTAGAGAAAAAAAGGATCTTACACGAAACAAATACAAAAAGAGCATTTACTAATCTTTACCGGAAAAAAAACAAAACTACACCATCGCGGCGTACCTTCTGCGGCTTTTCCAATAATCTGTTTTCAATAGCTCCCAACGGCGATGCATTTGCCTGTCATCGGGTATATGAGAACACGCGTTTACAGTTTGGCAATTTTCTTGATGGAACAATCGATATCGCGAAATTCAACGGAATCTATGCTGCATATAACAACGCCCAGTTTATACGACCAAACAAACGAATAGGGATAGAGAAGTGCAGTGACTGTGAAATACAATGGAATTGTGCATCTGTATGTCCGGCCGAGAATGCACACAGCACCAGCAGCGCTGAAATCGAGTATGAGTGTGATTATGTGATGTACCGTATGCAGAAATCCTTTGCTGTACATGTTGAGAAGTATATGACTTCTCTGCTGGAAGATGAAGAATATAAAAAAAGAATGGTTAATTAA
- a CDS encoding RHS repeat-associated core domain-containing protein gives MKNEKESSDKSQDIDQNIDRREFLSISLKTILGSSVGIASFISTKDTLYADDRGCADYCGGDCITYGSGGCTCDGDDDSCNDSCDDCSSDYSEEIAEAQEAIAAAEEKIEDAQAAYDEAIAAGDERAVQAARDEIRAAEASREEAAERVSEAEAKQREAKEAAAQFRAKLAQTQNQANSTVTGDPVRIATGVFHTEVTDLSIPYLGSNITLQRQYESDKTYGKSFGTGWNFSYDTRIILGVDPDAAETAELLTGFAETQRSDYYQRQTGLAGATSSMNTAKTKVDAAQATIAAALQSAQTALAKARASHSSSLIAQAQALVNQISGSGGLTGQAAEVETRVDAVLTELADSDATLEELDTLCVELENLASDANDRNDYASAAAERNLYVTDGNEPPSFLNTGNGTCTWVDQSGVPHYYTLDKAPDYSSDVQYTDGSRNYFPQGALGIPQLPIDDVLHLNSHGTWTLVRKDLHHFEFSFLGLLSSISDANNNQLACTYSKGLLSVINDDFGRTIRITRSGKKISAIISPEGYSISFSYNLDGMLASVTDPEGDTISYEYDGSLLTAIVKPDGKRRRYIYESLSGTMVVSQAIDEEGMSEYFRYYPASGYSEYENASGIVERHYYNERKLETKVEYGDGGTISMEYDENNNLIKRTNEVGETYHFTYDGRRNLIESIDPQGHAQKWTYNDIDKVSSYTDRLGRTTGYTYDSKGNLIVQELPDGAEIHYEYNDRGQRTKTTDPRGNSTLFRYDSHGYPASETSPDGTVRRFKNDLTGNILEVTDQAGYTTTYTYRKDKKLVCLTDPEGNTETYEYNKRKDLVAKTDKRGNRTEFTYDGRHLLIKATNPLGETAEYSYRADGRMIQKLIDKKSTTSYTYDSRGNLASVTQLETNSTVRYEYDAAQRLTKVTDPNGNATWYDYTLLGDIAREENALGNIRSFTYDAEQNRTYQTDFAGNTTEYRYDVRNRLTELIDPDNKREQYTYDLTGNRTAVIDKNGNTTVFEYDALNRLIKQTDPLNNTIRYEYEPRGLVSKRTDRNGGTVLFAYNSLGTIVTATDPAGNTIETTYNETSQPRTRKDRNGNITAFEYDSLNRLIITRDPYGHETRRSYNYLGLVAAITDPLGNTRTFDHDPAGRLVKTTDPLGGTKQYTYDPAGNLISYQDEMKRETGYTYDQLNRLKSSTNALGENYSYTYDVNGNLIRETDPEGSAYQYEYDKLNRLKKEINRLGAAQTYTRDPVGNLLSKTDFNGDLTAYTYDPVDRLINTSFADGSTKIYSYDAEGNLTSAENPEKQLAFSYDPVNRLSEVYDSSVDDTVRYTYDAEGNRLSTHWNEGNRTINRSYGKANELLTVTDPDGTTTAFTYDALLRETECKRPNDVVTETVYDPAGRITSIKNFEDKHWRDTLLSSFAYLYNAAGERRHQIDEEGNIETYQYDAVGRIAEAQYPFNSGKPAEDFDQRLRFGLYPEEGSSSSHNHGHGHHNDERYTFNLPRTPDNDFINKLKDIAEPQEEVFRYYRKKKKDYHPRWRIQPGDGATRFAARLSLDQTSREQLRTAYQDLTGSRRHFDADPWVWTENFTYDSRNNLTSKANGWGAVPFSYNAANELTQAGERTYTHDANGNLTREALNEVSADYSYTPENRIEQIETEIEAFMSHHCDGETGVRYTYDSLGRRSSRTAYTTKSNHGWHNEIEWNKESNQSYLYDGLSFNVLAELKDTQFRVDTHGRTHRRTSRYQWQPVSEYLYGNGSRLISKTAFATNERFGNRYPRHTDTDYYLQDVLGSVVGITDERGNQTEAYSFDVWGNHYDRPNQTNSTHTDAGWNALPATLFGFNGKKFDPKVGLYDYGFRDYKPAINRWTTIDPIRAGKNWYAYVENDPVNWVDLWGLLPEVGGTGQVDDPLERAIIDNLDFDEPGSKCDEFCTEVMDDAGLTPNDWPDPDDYKVGENPEDIPNYIDHYSSQTQDVPNTGANAVMMETGHPAEHMGIVDVEEDGSISGAHYSGGEVEQFEYDNQNDFEDAFVYEDFHYLPLE, from the coding sequence ATGAAAAATGAAAAGGAATCATCGGATAAAAGTCAGGATATCGATCAGAATATTGACAGACGAGAGTTTCTATCCATTAGTCTAAAGACGATACTCGGTTCCTCTGTTGGCATTGCATCGTTTATTTCAACAAAAGATACGTTATATGCAGATGATAGAGGCTGCGCTGACTACTGCGGAGGAGATTGTATTACCTATGGGAGCGGAGGATGTACGTGTGATGGGGATGATGACAGTTGCAATGACAGTTGTGATGATTGTTCTTCCGACTATTCAGAAGAAATAGCCGAAGCTCAAGAAGCCATAGCCGCTGCGGAAGAGAAAATTGAAGACGCACAGGCGGCTTATGACGAGGCGATCGCCGCCGGTGATGAAAGGGCTGTGCAGGCAGCGCGGGATGAAATCCGGGCAGCTGAGGCTTCCCGGGAAGAAGCCGCTGAACGGGTAAGCGAAGCAGAGGCAAAGCAACGGGAAGCCAAGGAAGCCGCCGCACAGTTTCGGGCAAAATTGGCTCAGACCCAGAACCAGGCTAACAGTACCGTTACCGGCGATCCGGTACGTATAGCCACAGGGGTGTTCCATACGGAAGTAACTGACCTGTCAATACCGTATCTCGGTTCAAACATTACCTTGCAGCGTCAGTATGAAAGCGATAAAACCTACGGTAAATCTTTCGGTACCGGCTGGAACTTCTCTTACGATACCCGCATCATCCTTGGTGTGGACCCTGATGCTGCTGAAACTGCGGAACTACTGACAGGATTCGCCGAAACTCAGCGCAGCGACTACTATCAGAGGCAAACCGGTCTTGCTGGCGCAACAAGCTCCATGAACACGGCCAAAACAAAGGTCGATGCCGCCCAGGCTACGATTGCGGCTGCACTGCAGTCAGCCCAGACCGCCCTGGCCAAGGCTCGAGCATCCCACAGCTCATCGCTTATTGCACAGGCCCAGGCGCTGGTGAATCAGATTTCCGGTTCCGGTGGCTTGACCGGCCAGGCGGCTGAGGTTGAAACCAGGGTCGATGCTGTTTTGACCGAGCTTGCCGATTCAGACGCGACTCTGGAAGAGCTGGATACGCTATGCGTGGAGCTGGAGAATCTTGCATCGGATGCTAACGACAGAAACGACTATGCAAGTGCAGCTGCGGAACGAAACCTCTACGTAACCGACGGAAACGAACCGCCTTCCTTTCTCAATACCGGCAACGGTACCTGCACCTGGGTGGATCAAAGTGGAGTTCCCCATTATTACACTCTTGACAAGGCTCCGGACTACAGTAGTGATGTACAGTATACGGATGGCAGCAGAAATTACTTTCCCCAGGGCGCCCTCGGCATCCCCCAGCTGCCTATCGATGACGTGTTGCATCTGAACTCACACGGAACATGGACCCTTGTGCGCAAGGACCTGCATCATTTTGAGTTTTCGTTTCTCGGGTTGCTCAGCTCGATCAGTGACGCCAACAATAATCAGCTTGCATGTACGTACAGCAAGGGTTTGCTGTCCGTGATAAATGATGATTTTGGGAGAACGATCAGGATAACACGGAGCGGAAAAAAGATCTCTGCAATAATATCACCCGAAGGGTATTCCATCAGTTTTAGCTATAACCTCGACGGAATGCTTGCATCCGTTACCGACCCTGAGGGCGATACTATATCCTACGAATACGACGGTTCGCTTCTTACCGCTATTGTCAAACCGGATGGCAAACGACGGCGATATATCTATGAATCCCTGTCCGGGACCATGGTTGTTAGCCAGGCAATCGATGAAGAGGGCATGAGCGAATATTTCCGCTATTACCCTGCTTCCGGCTACAGCGAATATGAAAACGCTTCCGGTATTGTTGAACGACACTACTACAACGAGCGCAAGCTGGAAACAAAGGTCGAATACGGTGACGGCGGGACCATCTCCATGGAGTATGATGAGAACAACAACCTGATCAAGCGTACCAACGAGGTCGGTGAAACCTATCATTTTACCTATGACGGGCGACGTAACCTGATTGAGTCGATTGACCCACAGGGTCATGCCCAAAAATGGACCTATAACGACATAGACAAGGTAAGCTCCTATACTGATCGCCTGGGACGGACTACCGGCTATACCTACGATTCGAAAGGCAATCTTATCGTGCAAGAACTCCCCGACGGCGCTGAAATACATTACGAATATAATGATCGAGGACAACGTACCAAAACCACCGACCCCCGCGGCAATTCAACCCTGTTCAGGTATGATTCCCATGGCTACCCGGCATCGGAAACAAGCCCCGACGGTACAGTTCGCCGTTTTAAGAACGACCTAACCGGGAATATCCTGGAAGTCACCGATCAGGCAGGATATACAACCACCTATACCTACCGCAAAGACAAAAAGCTGGTTTGCCTGACCGATCCGGAAGGCAACACTGAAACCTACGAGTACAACAAGCGTAAAGACCTTGTAGCCAAAACCGACAAACGCGGCAATCGTACAGAGTTTACTTACGATGGACGGCATCTATTGATCAAGGCAACCAACCCCCTGGGGGAAACCGCAGAGTACAGCTATCGGGCCGACGGCAGGATGATACAAAAACTCATCGATAAAAAAAGCACCACCAGCTACACTTATGATTCCCGCGGCAACCTGGCCTCCGTAACGCAGCTGGAAACCAACAGCACCGTCCGTTACGAATATGACGCAGCCCAGCGCCTTACCAAAGTAACCGACCCTAACGGAAACGCAACCTGGTACGACTACACCCTGCTCGGCGATATCGCCAGAGAGGAAAACGCCCTGGGTAACATCCGAAGTTTTACCTACGACGCTGAACAAAACCGTACCTACCAGACCGACTTTGCCGGAAACACAACAGAATACCGCTATGATGTCCGTAACCGCCTGACCGAGTTAATCGACCCCGACAACAAACGGGAACAGTATACATATGACCTAACCGGCAACCGCACCGCGGTAATCGACAAGAACGGCAACACTACGGTTTTCGAATACGACGCCCTGAACCGGCTTATCAAACAGACCGATCCCTTGAACAACACAATCAGGTATGAGTATGAGCCCAGAGGCTTGGTGAGCAAGCGGACCGACCGGAACGGCGGAACCGTTCTGTTTGCCTACAACTCCCTCGGCACAATCGTAACCGCCACCGACCCTGCAGGCAACACAATCGAAACCACCTACAACGAGACCTCCCAGCCCCGTACCCGGAAAGACCGGAACGGTAACATTACAGCTTTCGAATATGACTCCTTAAACCGTCTGATTATAACCCGCGACCCCTACGGCCACGAAACCAGGCGCAGCTACAATTACCTCGGCCTTGTCGCCGCCATAACCGACCCCCTGGGCAACACCCGTACTTTCGACCATGACCCTGCAGGCCGCCTGGTAAAGACAACTGACCCCTTAGGTGGAACGAAACAGTATACGTACGACCCTGCCGGCAACCTTATTTCGTACCAGGATGAAATGAAGCGGGAAACCGGCTATACCTACGATCAACTCAATCGACTGAAAAGCAGCACCAATGCCCTGGGAGAAAATTACAGCTACACCTACGATGTTAACGGCAACCTCATAAGGGAAACCGACCCGGAAGGCAGCGCCTACCAGTATGAATATGACAAACTGAACCGTCTGAAAAAAGAGATAAACCGCCTGGGCGCAGCACAAACCTACACCCGGGACCCGGTCGGGAACCTGCTGAGCAAAACAGACTTCAACGGAGATCTCACCGCCTATACCTACGACCCGGTAGACCGCCTAATAAACACAAGCTTTGCAGACGGCAGTACCAAAATCTACAGCTATGATGCTGAGGGCAACCTTACCTCAGCCGAGAACCCAGAAAAGCAGCTGGCCTTCAGCTATGACCCGGTAAACCGCCTGAGTGAAGTCTATGACTCCAGCGTCGACGACACCGTACGCTACACCTATGATGCCGAAGGCAATCGCCTCTCCACTCACTGGAACGAGGGCAACCGCACCATAAACCGCAGCTACGGTAAAGCCAACGAACTGTTAACCGTAACCGATCCCGACGGCACCACCACCGCTTTTACCTACGATGCCCTGCTGCGGGAAACCGAATGCAAACGTCCGAACGACGTGGTAACAGAAACAGTCTACGACCCTGCAGGAAGGATAACCAGCATAAAGAACTTCGAAGACAAACACTGGCGGGATACCCTCTTAAGCTCGTTTGCCTACCTCTACAACGCTGCCGGGGAACGTAGGCATCAGATAGATGAAGAGGGGAACATCGAAACTTACCAGTACGATGCAGTGGGACGCATTGCCGAAGCTCAGTATCCGTTCAACAGCGGAAAACCTGCCGAAGACTTTGATCAGCGCCTGCGTTTCGGCCTCTATCCTGAAGAGGGGAGTAGTAGCTCTCATAACCACGGACATGGACACCACAACGACGAGCGTTACACCTTCAACCTGCCCCGAACCCCGGACAACGACTTTATCAACAAGCTCAAAGATATTGCCGAACCCCAGGAAGAGGTCTTCCGGTACTACCGGAAAAAGAAAAAGGATTACCACCCGCGATGGCGCATTCAGCCCGGTGACGGTGCAACCCGGTTTGCCGCGCGGCTGTCTCTGGATCAAACTTCGCGGGAACAACTCCGAACAGCCTATCAGGACCTGACCGGCAGCCGCAGGCACTTCGACGCAGACCCGTGGGTATGGACTGAAAACTTTACCTACGACAGCAGAAACAACCTCACCAGCAAAGCCAACGGCTGGGGAGCCGTACCCTTCAGCTACAACGCTGCCAATGAGTTAACACAAGCCGGAGAGAGAACCTACACTCATGATGCCAACGGCAACCTTACCCGGGAAGCCTTAAATGAGGTAAGCGCCGACTACAGCTACACCCCGGAGAACCGTATCGAACAGATAGAAACCGAAATTGAAGCCTTCATGAGTCACCACTGCGATGGTGAAACCGGGGTACGCTATACCTATGATTCCCTGGGACGGCGAAGCTCTCGGACGGCCTATACAACCAAGAGTAATCATGGCTGGCACAACGAGATTGAGTGGAACAAGGAATCGAACCAGAGTTACCTCTATGACGGTCTGTCTTTCAATGTATTAGCAGAATTAAAAGACACCCAGTTTAGGGTGGACACTCACGGAAGAACTCATCGCCGCACCTCACGTTACCAGTGGCAACCTGTTAGTGAATACCTCTACGGCAATGGGAGCAGGCTGATCAGTAAAACCGCCTTTGCCACAAACGAACGCTTCGGCAATCGCTACCCCCGTCATACCGACACAGACTATTATCTGCAGGATGTGTTGGGATCGGTAGTCGGGATTACCGATGAACGGGGGAACCAGACGGAGGCCTACAGCTTTGATGTATGGGGCAACCACTATGATCGACCCAACCAGACAAACAGCACTCATACCGATGCTGGCTGGAATGCGTTGCCGGCCACGTTATTCGGCTTCAACGGGAAGAAGTTTGATCCGAAGGTCGGACTGTATGATTATGGTTTCAGGGATTATAAGCCTGCCATTAACAGGTGGACCACCATAGACCCAATACGCGCGGGGAAGAACTGGTACGCCTATGTGGAGAATGATCCGGTGAATTGGGTTGATTTGTGGGGGTTGCTGCCGGAGGTGGGAGGGACTGGTCAGGTTGATGATCCGTTGGAACGAGCAATTATTGATAATTTAGACTTCGATGAACCTGGTAGCAAGTGTGATGAATTTTGTACCGAAGTTATGGATGATGCAGGCTTGACTCCCAATGATTGGCCTGATCCTGATGATTATAAAGTTGGTGAAAACCCTGAAGATATACCTAATTATATTGATCATTATAGTAGTCAGACACAAGATGTACCAAATACTGGTGCAAACGCAGTGATGATGGAAACCGGTCACCCAGCAGAGCATATGGGTATTGTAGATGTTGAAGAGGATGGTTCTATTTCGGGAGCTCATTATAGTGGTGGAGAAGTCGAACAATTCGAATATGACAATCAAAATGATTTTGAAGACGCTTTTGTATATGAAGATTTTCATTATCTTCCTTTGGAGTAG
- a CDS encoding twin-arginine translocase TatA/TatE family subunit, translated as MIGAGEAVILGGVFILIFGASQIPKVARSVGEGITELKKSIREAKDIDLDDPSLGDKTKNN; from the coding sequence ATGATCGGAGCCGGTGAAGCCGTCATTCTTGGCGGGGTGTTTATTCTTATCTTTGGGGCCTCCCAAATTCCGAAAGTCGCTCGATCCGTTGGAGAAGGCATTACGGAGTTAAAGAAATCTATCCGGGAAGCGAAGGATATCGATCTCGATGATCCTTCCCTGGGCGATAAGACGAAGAATAATTAA
- a CDS encoding WG repeat-containing protein, whose amino-acid sequence MKIWKSAYIILVILSCSCSVFPQNDLRRIRFEFESSTGYLNSDLGVVIPAQFDSGTDFVDGIAVVKDEKGYHVINEKGEIVFRTEADYVEKPNNGMILFKMDGVYGFYDYTGKVKLEGYLHAKSFSEDYAIVRTTQKAYYINKHGEDVFPDLVISGGGNFSNGYAVFWVKTNEGIQKGLINNSGEIILPPKFTILGEFSDGLCEASFNDKVGYIDLSGRFVIPPKYNYGFAFNQGIAAVQYRTFERKQPFYPFWRLINKSGDIVKDLSEDVVVFSDFIENYAIIGVFDNTREKMLYGYLKKNGETLINPIFDDADVFHDGYAVIEYKGRDALLDKFGTIIYLRDILNPHVTSR is encoded by the coding sequence ATGAAAATATGGAAGAGTGCATACATAATTTTAGTTATATTATCCTGTAGCTGTAGTGTTTTCCCTCAAAATGATCTGAGAAGAATAAGATTTGAATTTGAAAGCTCAACTGGATATTTGAATTCAGATTTAGGGGTTGTTATACCAGCACAGTTTGATTCCGGGACAGATTTCGTCGATGGTATAGCAGTAGTAAAAGATGAGAAAGGCTATCATGTAATAAATGAAAAAGGTGAAATTGTTTTTCGTACAGAGGCGGATTACGTTGAAAAACCAAATAATGGAATGATCCTATTTAAAATGGATGGAGTATATGGTTTTTATGACTACACTGGTAAAGTAAAACTAGAGGGATATTTGCATGCAAAATCGTTTAGTGAGGATTATGCAATAGTAAGAACAACACAAAAAGCATATTATATAAACAAACATGGCGAAGATGTTTTTCCAGATTTGGTTATATCAGGAGGAGGAAATTTTTCTAATGGGTATGCTGTTTTTTGGGTCAAAACAAATGAGGGCATACAAAAGGGGTTAATAAATAATAGTGGAGAGATTATACTTCCACCAAAGTTTACTATTCTGGGTGAGTTTTCAGATGGGTTGTGTGAAGCGTCATTTAATGACAAAGTGGGGTACATCGATTTAAGTGGAAGATTCGTTATTCCACCTAAATATAATTATGGTTTCGCTTTTAATCAAGGAATTGCTGCAGTTCAATATCGTACGTTCGAAAGAAAACAACCGTTCTATCCATTCTGGCGACTTATTAATAAAAGTGGTGATATAGTAAAGGATTTATCTGAAGATGTTGTAGTGTTTTCTGATTTTATTGAAAATTATGCAATAATTGGCGTTTTTGACAACACGCGAGAAAAAATGCTATACGGATATTTAAAAAAAAATGGGGAAACATTAATCAATCCGATATTTGATGACGCTGATGTTTTTCATGATGGCTATGCAGTCATAGAGTACAAAGGTCGTGATGCACTTCTTGATAAATTTGGAACAATTATTTATTTGAGGGATATATTAAATCCTCATGTCACTTCGCGGTAA